From the genome of Solanum pennellii chromosome 6, SPENNV200:
TGCTCAGGACAGTGGGAAATTAGGGCCTAAAAACTGTGGCGAACACTTGGAACAAGCCAAAAATGAGTTTCCGGTATGTAAATGTGGATTCGACATGTTGGATGCTGGCTTTTTCAATGACTGTAAGGTACTGTGACGGAGTTAAATTCACTAAACAATTTGTTAGCTGTGTTGCACGGATTATTCATAAATGTCGACTGTTGTGTTttggatcctccaaaagtagCACATTTTTTTGGAGGATCTGACATTGAGTGCTCCCAACATTTTTGGAGAGCCCGAGCAAAATAGTTTGTTAGTATTCTTGCCCTTAATTGGAAAACTGAGTAAGGCTATTTTTGTGTCTGGTGCTGATTCTTTCTTTTCAGAAGCTTGAAATACAAAAGGGCGCAAAAGATTTTAACATTCCTATAATAAGATCGAACCGGAAGTTAGTTGCTACTGAGAATGGAGGTTTGCGTGACCCGTCTCctttagttttcaattctgcatgGAAATCCCAGGAAGCAAAGCGAGTAACGGACAAGTTCAGTTATTCTGTATGCTCTGGCATTCAAAGGCCGAAAAATGATGAGGATATTGCTTTCATGAGTGTACGTGCACCCTAAATAACCATGCTAACGTAACCGTGTTGCACCACTGTTTCctagtttaattttattatttgaaattgttTATCAGGTTCTTGAACTCGGGCAACTTCTCAAGGAAAAACTGATTACATCCGAGGAACTCACTCGAATTTTTCTGAACAGATTAAAAAGGTACGGTGAATGAATGATTTGCTTTTGTTTATCTCATTTGCTTGCTATTGAATAATTTAATTCTGAAAATGATGTGTTATGCCGGAGCTCGCAGGTACAGCCCTGTCCTTGAATCTGTTATCACAATTACTGAAGAATTAGCATTTCAACAAGCGAAAGAGGCTGATCAAGTGCTTgcaaaaggaaaatatttggGTAGAAGTCCACCTTCCTCTCTTCCCCTTAGTCCCCTTCCGCGTCCTCTCCACATTTTAGTTTTTGGATGTCACGAGAAAATCTTCTAACATTTGTTTTTATGGAGTGAGGTGTCTGGAGAGAGATGATACTAAAATTTCAGTTTGAATGACCATTCTGTTCTTTATAGGTCCTCTTCATGGGATTCCGTATGGTCTAAAGGACATTATTGCAGTACCAGATTATCCCACAACATGGGGTTCCAAGTCTTTTAAAGATCAAGTTATTGATGTCGAAGCTTGGGTTTATAAGAGGTACTTACAAATCAATAAATGTCATGGCCACTCCCGAAGCCAGCCTATATTGTACATATGTTTGTATAATAATTTGTAGATACGGTTGATGCAGGCTGAAATCTGCTGGTGCAATTCTTGTTGCAAAGTTAGTCTCTGGTTCTTTAGCTTATGACGATATCTGGTTCGGTGGTAGAACAAGAAACCCCTGGAATATCGAAGAATTTTCAACTGGTTCATCAGCAGGGCCAGCTTCCAGCACCTCAGCAGGTATATTGAGTTAGCTTTCTCTAATACTCCCTCAGTCCCAATTTAAGTTTCTTAGTACTTACATCTGTTTCGTTATCTTCACGGGtgaaagaatgaatttttattAACCTTTAGCCATTTACTGATCCAAATGAATGGAATCTAACAGATATATCATACTATGCCCAGTTCTTAAATTGGTTCTATACATATGACCAGCAACAAGAAAAACAATTGCAGTATCTAAATAGTGATACGGAAGATGAGTCAATCATTActtcgttttttttttctaatagaaTACTCTGAGAAGAGATAGAATGGGAGGTACCGAATAAGATTATTTGGCAAGTATATTGATCTACAATGATGTCTTCACATTGCAGGTCTAGTTCCATTTGCAATTGGTTCAGAAACTGTTGGGTCTATTACCTACCCAGCTACTAGGTGTGGTGTTACTGCATTGCGGCCCACTTTTGGAGCTGTTGGTCGTACTGGAGTTATGAGCATATCGGAAAGCTTGGTATCGTACCTCTTCCACAAAATTTGATTccttttatatgtatttttatcttttactgTAGAGGTGCTGACACTTGAATCTGGCTGGTCATTAGGATAAACTAGGCCCTCTCTGCAGAACTGCTGCAGATTGTGCGGTTGTTCTCGATGTCATCCGAGGAAAGGATCCAGATGATCTTTCATCCAGGGACATCATGTTAGGTGATCCATTTTCAGTTGATATTACAAAACTCACCGTTGGGTATCTCGAAGACGCTGACAAGGAAGTAAGTGATTGTTCTACATTACCAGAAATTCACTATGCAAATTAGATTCTTTATCCTCTTTGAAAGCCCGAATTAACTAGATTGTTTAATTATGTCAATTACAGGTTGTTGGTGTACTTAGATCAAAGGGAGTGAATATGGTTCCATTTAATCTGGATTACACTGTCGATAGTGCTCAAGGTATTGTTAGCTTCACTATGGATGTTGACATGCTAGCTCATTTTGACGAGTGGCAGCGCTCGAACCAGGATGATGAATTTGAAGCTCAAGACCAATGGCCTCTTGAACTTCGTCGTGCCCGTGTAATATCTGCTGTCGACTATATTCAGGTATATGTCACAATCTAGAATATATCGCTCTCTAGATGTTAAAACACATTGCCTCGGATAGAGCCCGATACACTTTACCGATCAAATAGCGTTAAAGAAGGTAGATGTACTTGACAGGCACAGAGAAGTCGAAGCAAATTGATTCAGGAAGTGAAAGAGAACTTCACAGTTGATGCATTTATTGGAGATTCAGGTGACTGGGAGAAAGTTTGTGTGGGCAATCTTGTGGGTATGCCAGTAGTGGTGGTTCCAACAGGTTTTAAGAAGATATCCAATGCACCGTCTGATGATACTCGCAGGAAGACAACAATAACTACTGGCATTTATGCTCCTCCTGACCATGATCATGTTGTAAGGCTCTAATCCTCTTATCTTGTATGTTTTGGATATAGGAAAATTTAGAATCCTAGAGTCTAGCTTGGTCAGaatgaatttaattttctcatatgtatatatgtgaacACGCACACATGGTTCGAGGGGAAAGTAATGAGTTCAGCTCAGAACAATCCGTCCTTGTTGCTAGACTGATGGCCTTGATTTTGTGTGTTCCTTCCTTTTATGCGCAGGCTTTAGCATTGGCAATGGCGTATCAGTCACTAACCAACCATCATAAGCAGCGCCCTCCAATTGACGACATTGGGCCAAATGATTCAATTCCAAACCCACCCACTTCCACTGTACCCGCAAGACAACTACGTGATTACTAATCTCTCAAGGGTGTTCAATGTCACTCTGTGTTGTCCttttaacttattattataGATGTATACCACTAGTTGTAGTAGTCAAAGCTGTGTTGGATCgacaaaaaaggaagaaaatagtTCTCTGTTTTTGTTTATGCTGAAGGATATTCTTTTTTGGTATATTCGTTTCATTCTGTAGCACTTATAGTTTGGCTATATACCTCTTGCCAATAGTTTGTGGTAGATAGCTCTCCCTAATTGTTTGTGCTATGCAAATTTCAATTTCGAACCCTGGTGTTGACGTTTCAAATTGAAGAAAGGATCAAGAACAGTTGTTGTATGATTGATTCCAGGAGCTATATAAGCAACTTTATCAAGACTTTTAGTTCAGGAACTATGGAAGAATACCTAAACTATATGGATCTGTCTAAATCTACACTGTCATACATTTTTCTTgttaaagaggaaaaaaatctcaaaaattggCGAAATGTTTGCTCGGCTGGCCATAAGGCAAGAAGGGATGAGAAAATAAAGCAGTAGTAAAGGGAAACAAAAGAAGAGCATAACACCTAACTCAAATATCTAAGTCCTTCTAGCTGAAACAATTCTCTGTTTCAGCATCTCTAATTTTCACGTCTAGTCCTCCTACGAGGAGCAGCGGCGTCCTCATTCTGGTCTTCTTTCTTCTGCGTGGATCCTTccttgtttgaacttgatgtCTCTGCACCGTCACTTTTCTTAGCTTTTACCTGCAAAAGCAACAAGTGGTTCTTTTATCAAACATACATACTCAACAAACTCGACACAAGTTTCATTTGTTTCCTATTTCTTTGTGGGGGGCTGAGGCTGAGTTCAGACTTACGGGTTGCTGCTGTGTCCCACCAAAGATGAGCTTCAAGAAAACtgtaaaaatgataattatgaTTGAAATGACAGCACCAACTGTGAGATTGGGCTGTTTCTCAGCCTTCTCAAGAAGATCCTACAAGACAAGTTATGTATTAGTCATGCGTACAAAAATGAAACAACATGCAACGTCAAAACACCAGGTCACACTCACCAATACTTTGGACCTGTGTTCGCCCAAGAAGGGAATGTCAGCCACCTTGTAGAGGAGATCAAGTACCATTTTCTGCCAAGTGTTCCAAATAGATCTCAGATCAAGTGATggaatgaaaagaaaaatcaagaacaaTGGGTTGTATCTTGAAGAAAGTGTAAACAACTACCTGGAATCCTTTGAGCCCACCAGCGCTTGCTGCTTCCTCGGccttttgtttctctttctcTATGTCAAACTTGGGCTTCCATGAAGTCATCCTGTATGATTCTGCAACTTTCTCATCACTTGCTATCAAGATATTGTCAAATAATATACCATCTTGCATTGTCCAGATTTCAATGCCAATTGCTGCAATAGGCTCGAAATTGGGCCTGTCGAGTTTGAAGTAGTTGGGATTTGGAATATCTCTTGGCTTCCAAACACCCTTGTAATTGGGATTCTCAATCAGTGGAGCATACCATTTTCCATTGTATGCTGGATTTCTCTTCATTGGTCTTGTCCACTCCCCACACCCAGGGACTTCTTCACATTTTGGGTTGTCAATTTTGGGAGCCTCCCATTCACCATCTTCATCGTCAACCCAATCTTCAGGCTTTGTTGCCTCAGGATCATCGATCTCTTCAGGCTCGTCATCCAACCATCCCTCAGGCTTCTCAGCATCCTCATCTTCAATCTCCATTGGTGCATCCTCATCCCAATCATCTGGTTTCGTAGCATCTGGATCTGGAATTTTTTCCCTCTCATCCCAGTCCTCAGGCTTCTTATCATCTGGGTCTGGAATGGTCTCTGCTGGAATAAGAGGTGGCTCCATATCATAATCTGAGAGTAAGTCAGCCTTCTTCTTCTGTTCCCCATCAACTAAGATTAACAACTCATTGTTGGGTTTCAAAACCGCAGTGTAAACATGGGTTAGTTTGTCAGAAGGTACAGATGGTGGAAACTTAAGGTGGTGTTCAATGTACTCCCCGCTCTTAGGATTCTTATGTTTCAAGATGAAATGAATTTTGTCTGTGGCTCCACATCTATCTGGTCCAAACATTATAGTATAGGGAGATTCATTGCTGAATTCCTTGGGAATCCACCCTGCCTCCTGGGGGCGGAGGTATTTAAGATAAGCACCACCACATTCAAGTCCTTCCTGGAGGCGAACTTCATATTGAAGAACCATAGTTCCATCATTGAGGCTGACAACATTGTCAAGCTCCTTGACAATAGCATATTTTTTTGCCTTCTCACTCACAAGAAGCCCATGGTCATCATGTCCCTCACTCTTGGCATGTTTCCACACACCTGAGACACAATTTGAACTCCATATGAACACTTGAAACTTTAACAATCAAAGATCGACTCAGCATTATAGAAATAAAGACATTACACAATGTTATAAGGCACACTCGATGGTGAGAAATTTATTATGAATCAAAATTGAGTTAGCATTATAGACATAAAGATATCGCAAAAATATCTAAGACTGGCTAATATGACAGACAAGCAAGGAATTCTATATTGCTTCGCAACAAATGGATTTTGAGCCTTATCTGTCACTGGGAACAGAGTTTTGCAGCATAAACTCCAGGTTCATTATTTGGTGGGGTTGCAAATATACAGTacacttttgaaaaattaatggATTTGAATAATGGTATAACTCTTTAAGTTTTATAAGCATTGAACACATCAATCAGCATAACTCTTTAAATTTCTATTTGATATTTTGGTTTTTTCCTCTCTACCAATGTATTATCCAGAGTTGCTGTTTAATTTCCTTACAAATTAATGAATGATGACATGAATCTGAAAGATATTCGCGGATTATAGTAGGAACAACTAGCATATACCAATATAGTATAAGAATTAACAGTCAAAGAGAAGAACATAAACAGATGAAATGAACCTCGTCACCCTCATTCATCcgccaaaattcaaaattaatatgcaattttaaacaaaaaaaaaaggaaagaagaacACCAATTGATCTCATTTTATGTTGCACTATGGATGACTGCTTCTTTTATATATACACACTTCCCTAATCATCGAAACTAAACATCCAAATTTTAAACTTCGGcgtaatttttctaaaaaaaaatcaacttttcaagtttcaactatTATGATCTGTCAAATTCCGACGGAATACTTATAACAGATCCAGAGAAAAACTTACCATTAAACTCCTCTTTCTCAGACACAATCCAACGCCCATCAAATGTCTCATCGAACGACTCGTAAAATTTCTAGAATCAAACAATAAATTCTCAGCCAACGCACCGTTAACATGATCCAGTAGACACACTATTGCAAAAACAAACACGATCAGACATGCAATTAGAGATATACATCTTACCACATCCGAAGAAGCATAGAGTTGAGAAACAAAGCAACCGGCCAATAATAACAATGCATATTGCGTCCAAATTCTCCGATTCCGCTCTTCCATAACCAAATATGGAATGTAATACTCActgaaataaaaacaaaaaaatagcaGAGATCTGAGTGGGTatagaagaagaggagaaaacaGAGTGAAATTTGCGGGGAGGAGAAATTCAGAGTATAAATAAATATGGCGACCAGTTCGGGTAGTTCATAACTCGTGAAGTGGACCAATGAATATATGCCACGTTGGTAGCCGCGACTTCAACGAACACCCGCAGGGGAAGTTGGATCTACGACTGGTATAGTTTTGTGTACACTTCAATTTGGTGGCTCAaatttttttccattatttCGATCAACtatatataatgtttttatttttatattgttacGTAATTTCATCGAAAGTTTATGTCATGATATTACGAAAACAGACATATCATTTTATGATTTATCCATCTATTTGGTTCGAATTTCACATTATACAatcataaaatacattattagaTATGCAAACTTTTGTAATACTCAACGATAAGGGATATATTAAGATCCCTTTTAGTTTTCAAATCCAAATAAActgaatatagtgttttaattcatttgataGTGGCTAAATGGCTATGGGGCTTTATAAGATTCTTCCAATTTCCAAACCAATTGAGGGTTCAAAGTGTT
Proteins encoded in this window:
- the LOC107021799 gene encoding uncharacterized protein LOC107021799 isoform X2, whose translation is MDSGKLGPKNCGEHLEQAKNEFPVCKCGFDMLDAGFFNDCKKLEIQKGAKDFNIPIIRSNRKLVATENGGLRDPSPLVFNSAWKSQEAKRVTDKFSYSVCSGIQRPKNDEDIAFMSVLELGQLLKEKLITSEELTRIFLNRLKRYSPVLESVITITEELAFQQAKEADQVLAKGKYLGPLHGIPYGLKDIIAVPDYPTTWGSKSFKDQVIDVEAWVYKRLKSAGAILVAKLVSGSLAYDDIWFGGRTRNPWNIEEFSTGSSAGPASSTSAGLVPFAIGSETVGSITYPATRCGVTALRPTFGAVGRTGVMSISESLDKLGPLCRTAADCAVVLDVIRGKDPDDLSSRDIMLGDPFSVDITKLTVGYLEDADKEVVGVLRSKGVNMVPFNLDYTVDSAQGIVSFTMDVDMLAHFDEWQRSNQDDEFEAQDQWPLELRRARVISAVDYIQAQRSRSKLIQEVKENFTVDAFIGDSGDWEKVCVGNLVGMPVVVVPTGFKKISNAPSDDTRRKTTITTGIYAPPDHDHVALALAMAYQSLTNHHKQRPPIDDIGPNDSIPNPPTSTVPARQLRDY
- the LOC107021799 gene encoding uncharacterized protein LOC107021799 isoform X1, which encodes MVRIYRMFYKILPQSTRVYSRDFTSSGKLGPKNCGEHLEQAKNEFPVCKCGFDMLDAGFFNDCKKLEIQKGAKDFNIPIIRSNRKLVATENGGLRDPSPLVFNSAWKSQEAKRVTDKFSYSVCSGIQRPKNDEDIAFMSVLELGQLLKEKLITSEELTRIFLNRLKRYSPVLESVITITEELAFQQAKEADQVLAKGKYLGPLHGIPYGLKDIIAVPDYPTTWGSKSFKDQVIDVEAWVYKRLKSAGAILVAKLVSGSLAYDDIWFGGRTRNPWNIEEFSTGSSAGPASSTSAGLVPFAIGSETVGSITYPATRCGVTALRPTFGAVGRTGVMSISESLDKLGPLCRTAADCAVVLDVIRGKDPDDLSSRDIMLGDPFSVDITKLTVGYLEDADKEVVGVLRSKGVNMVPFNLDYTVDSAQGIVSFTMDVDMLAHFDEWQRSNQDDEFEAQDQWPLELRRARVISAVDYIQAQRSRSKLIQEVKENFTVDAFIGDSGDWEKVCVGNLVGMPVVVVPTGFKKISNAPSDDTRRKTTITTGIYAPPDHDHVALALAMAYQSLTNHHKQRPPIDDIGPNDSIPNPPTSTVPARQLRDY
- the LOC107021799 gene encoding uncharacterized protein LOC107021799 isoform X3, with the protein product MLDAGFFNDCKKLEIQKGAKDFNIPIIRSNRKLVATENGGLRDPSPLVFNSAWKSQEAKRVTDKFSYSVCSGIQRPKNDEDIAFMSVLELGQLLKEKLITSEELTRIFLNRLKRYSPVLESVITITEELAFQQAKEADQVLAKGKYLGPLHGIPYGLKDIIAVPDYPTTWGSKSFKDQVIDVEAWVYKRLKSAGAILVAKLVSGSLAYDDIWFGGRTRNPWNIEEFSTGSSAGPASSTSAGLVPFAIGSETVGSITYPATRCGVTALRPTFGAVGRTGVMSISESLDKLGPLCRTAADCAVVLDVIRGKDPDDLSSRDIMLGDPFSVDITKLTVGYLEDADKEVVGVLRSKGVNMVPFNLDYTVDSAQGIVSFTMDVDMLAHFDEWQRSNQDDEFEAQDQWPLELRRARVISAVDYIQAQRSRSKLIQEVKENFTVDAFIGDSGDWEKVCVGNLVGMPVVVVPTGFKKISNAPSDDTRRKTTITTGIYAPPDHDHVALALAMAYQSLTNHHKQRPPIDDIGPNDSIPNPPTSTVPARQLRDY
- the LOC107022781 gene encoding calnexin homolog 1-like: MEERNRRIWTQYALLLLAGCFVSQLYASSDVKFYESFDETFDGRWIVSEKEEFNGVWKHAKSEGHDDHGLLVSEKAKKYAIVKELDNVVSLNDGTMVLQYEVRLQEGLECGGAYLKYLRPQEAGWIPKEFSNESPYTIMFGPDRCGATDKIHFILKHKNPKSGEYIEHHLKFPPSVPSDKLTHVYTAVLKPNNELLILVDGEQKKKADLLSDYDMEPPLIPAETIPDPDDKKPEDWDEREKIPDPDATKPDDWDEDAPMEIEDEDAEKPEGWLDDEPEEIDDPEATKPEDWVDDEDGEWEAPKIDNPKCEEVPGCGEWTRPMKRNPAYNGKWYAPLIENPNYKGVWKPRDIPNPNYFKLDRPNFEPIAAIGIEIWTMQDGILFDNILIASDEKVAESYRMTSWKPKFDIEKEKQKAEEAASAGGLKGFQKMVLDLLYKVADIPFLGEHRSKVLDLLEKAEKQPNLTVGAVISIIIIIFTVFLKLIFGGTQQQPVKAKKSDGAETSSSNKEGSTQKKEDQNEDAAAPRRRTRREN